CAATTAGCAGCGCTGTTCCATGACGCGGGCAAGCCGTTCTGCAAAGTATGGAAGCAAGCAAGAGGGTACTATTCCTATTATGGGCACGAGCACGTATCGGCAAGCATTGCCTGCCATACATTGAAGGACCTTGGGTATGATGATGCATTCATTCAGCACGTCGTTCAACTTGTGAGCTTTCATATGGAAATTTTGCATGGAGGGGATGCAGGGGCATCCAAAATCTATCATTTGTTAGGCGAAGATAGGCTGGCTGAGCTGTATTTCTTTGCAGAAGCCGATACCTTCGGCAAATAAGGAGGTGAACAACGATGAAAATAAAGTATCCCAAAACGATGCATTTGCCTTGGTCCAGAGGGTATACGGATGACGATAAGATTTTACGAAACACGGACCATTTTACGGGACAGGAGGTCGTCATTACCGAGAAAATGGACGGGGAGAACACCACGATGTACCCCGGTTTCATTCATGCGAGATCGCTGGACAGCAAGGATCATCCTTCCCGTCATTATGTGAAGACGCTGCATGGGGGCATCAAGTATATGATTCCGGAGGGTTATCGTCTCTGCGGGGAAAACGTATATGCCAAGCATTCGCTTTTGTATTCGGCGCTGCCGTCCTACTTCATGCTGTTCTCCGTATGGAATGAGTTGAATGTGTGCCTGTCATGGGATGAGACGGAGGAATGGGCGGAACGTCTGGGGCTGGTCACGGTTCCTGTCTTGTACCGGGGAATCTGGGACGAGGATGCTGCCAAGGCTTGTTATACGAAGCAGTCAGACTGCGGCGGGGAGCAGGAAGGTTATGTGGTTCGGCTGGCTTCCGCATTTGCATATGACGACTTTAAGCGCAGCGTTGCCAAGTTCGTTCGCAAGAATCACGTACAAACCGACGAACATTGGCTAAGCAAACCGATCGAACCGAATCAATTGGCAACTGCGGAATAGACGATGGGTGAGTGTAATAAACATTAAATATTAGAAAATGAGGTGCTGATCATGTAATTCCAGATTGCTTTTTATATGAGATAATGTAAATGGATAAAGACAGGAGCTGCCGCTTAAATCGGGGCTTTTTTTATTGTTGTTTGTACATAGGGTCACCACATTTTGTTAGTTCAAGTATAATGAACCTATACATATGGATCAGAATACAGACCATCATTATTTCATGATAGGAGTGTAAAGATGAATATGAAGATGTTTCGAGTTTCTGCTCCTTCAGGGATCAGATTGATGATATCGATGTTGATTTTAATCGCTATTCTTCTTGGAAATATAATAAGAGGCCATGAAGAAAGGGACTTCTTTTATTATGCCTGCTTGGTGTGGTTAGTTTTTTGTTCCGCCGTATTCCTCATCTCCGTATATCGAACCTATCTGATGAAACCAGGCATGTTGGAAATAACTCAAGACGGAATCGTCATAAACGGTACAGTAATTAACGTTGTAGCTGTGAAATGTTTGCTGATCAACCATGACAGGAAACCGGTGGTCGGGATTAAACTGAAAGGGCGTGCAATCGTACCTCTAAAGTTATGTTTTACGTTCGCGGAGGAGCAGACGGAGGGAATCAGGCAGCTGGAGTTTTGGGCACGCGAAAGACAGGTGAAGGTGTCTAAAGGTTTTTTTATGAGATGGCTGTAGGAAGAACTTACTTATTATTCCACTTAAAGGAGGATGATAATGGAGGGGTTATACTCATTTATTCTCCTTGTTATTTGTGTTGGTCAATGGGTCTTAAGGAAGATCATCGACGTCGGCGAGGAAGAGATGCGTGATACACCGGTGCATAAATGGTATCTTCTGGGCTCATGGGCTTTATTAATTCCGATACTCATCCTTATATGGACGATGGATAGGAGCAGACCCAATCCCATATGGCCGTTCTTATTATCCGTAATCTTCTGCTTTCGCGGATATATGGAGTGGAAATACATGCGTGAAAGCAGGCACCATCAAGTTTCAATCCTATTGGCTTCAGTTTCGCTTTTCTTCACAGGATTGATGATATTCATTCTCTTATTAAAATATTAAAAAAAGCAATCAAAAAGAAATGTCCCGGAGATGGGTCAGCTATAATGTAATCAGGTGTTTAGACATGGATTACATTATGGGGAGAGGCTAACATGAATAATATGTTCAATCATGTAGATATGACTCAAATCTTAAACCGAATCGACACATTAAGCGATCAATCACAACCGTTATGGGGAAAAATGGATGCTGCCCACATGCTGTCTCACTGCTCCGCGTTCCAAGATATCGCCATGGGCATCACAAACCCGCCAAGAGGTTGGTTAGGCAGGTTGGTCGGGAATCTTGCGAAGCCTGTGTTTTATAATGAAAAACCGTTACCCCGCAATATGTCTACGATTCCGGATATTTTGATTGCGGATCCAAGGGAATTTGAAACGGAAAAAGAACAATTGAAAGAAAAAATAGTAGCATTCCAAAAGAACGGACCTGAGAAATGTACCACGCATCCTCATGCATTCTTCGGTAAATTGACTCCGGAGCAATGGGGGAGGGGATTATACAAGCATCTGGACCATCACTTGAAACAGTTTGGTGTTTAAGGCTCAAGAAACCTGTGCAGTATGGATGCTTATATCCCCCCGTAGAGCCATCCCAACGAAGGTTGGCTCTACGGGGTTGAAGGGTTTTGCTGCATATTATCTATTTTTCTTTATAACCAATCCTCGTATTTCTCCATAGTAAACTCGCCTTCCAGCTCCAATCGGGTATTCGGCTTACTGCCGTCATAATAGTTGACGTCCATCGTCGTCCCCGTCCAATATACGTAAAATACGCTATTTCCTCGATACTCAATGCGTCCCCGGTTATCATTTACCTCTTGGTGTTCAAAATAATACAGCCTTGCATCCAGGCTTCTGGAGTTCTCGTTATAACCCTGGGCAATCGTAAATTCCAGCGGAGCAAAGACATCGAGTTTTAACGTATCCAGATAAATCGTAAGCTCCGCATCCGGATTGTTCAATAATTCATCCGAGTCCGGTAAAGACTGGAGCGGCTCGGGTTCCGTCTCTGTCTCGAACCAGAGCATGATTTGCGGCCGTTCATTGACTTGGCTGCGGGTTGCATAGGCTTTGGATCCGGCCAAAGCGTGTTTTTCGGTTCCGTTATAACGGATTAAAGTTAAAGTTCCTGTCATGCGAATCTCCTTATTTATTATCTCTTATGAACATTGAATCATCGCACCTTTCGATTACATATACCTTGTAATGGTACGGTTAGATTAAACGATCAGACATCTTTACTGAAGCGATAAATATTCCAGCAGGGCA
This Paenibacillus sp. JZ16 DNA region includes the following protein-coding sequences:
- a CDS encoding DUF4181 domain-containing protein, which codes for MRDTPVHKWYLLGSWALLIPILILIWTMDRSRPNPIWPFLLSVIFCFRGYMEWKYMRESRHHQVSILLASVSLFFTGLMIFILLLKY
- a CDS encoding DUF1569 domain-containing protein, whose product is MNNMFNHVDMTQILNRIDTLSDQSQPLWGKMDAAHMLSHCSAFQDIAMGITNPPRGWLGRLVGNLAKPVFYNEKPLPRNMSTIPDILIADPREFETEKEQLKEKIVAFQKNGPEKCTTHPHAFFGKLTPEQWGRGLYKHLDHHLKQFGV
- a CDS encoding RNA ligase family protein; the protein is MKIKYPKTMHLPWSRGYTDDDKILRNTDHFTGQEVVITEKMDGENTTMYPGFIHARSLDSKDHPSRHYVKTLHGGIKYMIPEGYRLCGENVYAKHSLLYSALPSYFMLFSVWNELNVCLSWDETEEWAERLGLVTVPVLYRGIWDEDAAKACYTKQSDCGGEQEGYVVRLASAFAYDDFKRSVAKFVRKNHVQTDEHWLSKPIEPNQLATAE